In one window of Tubulanus polymorphus chromosome 3, tnTubPoly1.2, whole genome shotgun sequence DNA:
- the LOC141902939 gene encoding RNA-binding protein 39-like isoform X1 — MCVRCVLLLLLLLLLLITVVSLILEWQDEIKNGKDKGSSRDKDRDRDRDRKRRSRSRDRKRSRSRERKDRGERDRDRRDRDRDRPRDKDRDSRRKRSRSRSRDKRSRRSRSPSFNRPPRRSRSKSPYGGAGGGAGAGGAGAGPPAWKNKKRSPSPNSREFANQPYGSMRLTRNNLPELTPEERDARTVFCMQLPSSIRPRDIEAFFSSVGKVRDVRIITDNKTRRSKGIAYVEFAECESVALALGLNGQPLKGKPITVQASQAEKNRTGNPTAILPGMDHKGPMRLYVGSLHFNITEEMLRGIFEPFGKIDHINLVMDSESGRSKGFGFVTFQTADDAKKALEQLNGFELAGRPMKVGHVTERTADTQGAAMLDSDEMDRAGIDLGATGRLALMAKLAEGTGFEIPPVAANALSLTQPTEAAPPVPQQAAVTTAPPIATQCFMLSNMFNPVTESEPGWDQEIKDDVINECNKHGGVFHIYVDKTSPTGNVYVKCPSIAAAVASVQALHGRFFARKVITAAYVPLPNYHQLFPDAQVARSLLMSSAQHQAQLQYASQYGAAAGMMGAMQQGLLPP, encoded by the exons ATGTGTGTTCGGTGTGtgctactactactactgctACTACTGCTACTCATAACTGTGGTGTCACTTATTTTGGAATGGCAGGATGAAATCAAGAATGGCAAAGACAAGGGCAGCAGTCGCGATAAAGACCGCGACAGAGACCGAGATCGGAA aAGACGCAGCCGAAGCCGCGATCGAAAGAGATCGCGATCACGAGAAAGGAAAGATCGCGGCGAGAGGGATCGCGATCGACGCGACAGAGATCGAGACCGACCGCGGGATAAGGATCGAGACAGCAGACGGAAGAGGAGTCGTTCGCGCAGTCGCGACAAACGCAGCCGACGCAGTAGATCGCCGTCGTTTAATCGGCCGCCGCGTAGATCGCGTTCGAAATCTCCGTACGGTGGAGCTGGCGgcggtgctggtgctggtggcGCCGGTGCTGGTCCGCCTGCTTGGAAGAATAAGAAGAGGAGTCCTTCGCCAAACAG CCGAGAATTCGCAAACCAACCTTATGGTTCTATGCGTTTGACCAG AAACAATCTACCGGAGTTGACTCCTGAGGAGCGCGATGCGCGAACAGTTTTTTGCATGCAGTTGCCATCGAGTATTCGTCCTCGTGATATTGAAGCATTCTTCTCATCAGTCGGAAAG GTTCGAGACGTGCGAATTATCACGGATAACAAAACGAGACGATCGAAAGGCATCGCGTACGTCGAATTCGCCGAGTGCGAATCGGTGGCGCTCGCGCTCGGTTTGAACGGTCAGCCGTTGAAGGGCAAACCGATCACCGTTCAGGCGTCTCAGGCTGAGAAAAATCGCACCGGCAATCCGACGGCCATCTTGCCGGGGATGGATCACAAAGGACCGATGCGATTGTACGTCGGCTCTTTGCACTTCAATATCACCGAAGAAATGCTCAGGGGTATATTCGAACCTTTTGGAAAG ATCGATCACATAAACTTAGTTATGGACAGTGAGAGTGGCAGATCAAAAGGATTTGGATTTGTTAca TTCCAGACAGCGGATGATGCGAAGAAGGCTCTTGAACAGTTGAACGGTTTTGAGTTGGCCGGACGACCAATGAAAGTCGGTCACGTAACGGAGCGGACAGCTGATACCCAGGGCGCGGCAATGCTGGACAGCGACGAGATGGATCGAGCTGGTATCGATCTCGGCGCTACTGGTCGACTGGCTCTTATGGCGAAACTAGCTGAAG GTACGGGATTTGAAATTCCGCCGGTAGCCGCTAATGCGTTGAGTTTGACTCAACCGACGGAAGCAGCGCCACCAGTTCCTCAACAGGCTGCAGTGACTACCGCGCCACCCATAGCTACACAATGTTTTATGCTATCGAACATGTTTAATCCAGTTAC GGAATCGGAGCCCGGCTGGGATCAGGAAATCAAAGATGACGTAATCAATGAGTGCAACAAACACGGTGGAGTCTTTCACATATACGTCGACAAAACTTCACCGACAGGCAATGTCTACGTTAAATGTCCGAGTATAGCCGCGGCTGTCGCCTCGGTGCAAGCGCTTCACGGTCGATTTTTTGCAA GGAAAGTGATTACGGCGGCGTACGTTCCGTTGCCGAACTACCACCAGTTGTTCCCCGATGCTCAGGTCGCGCGTTCGCTGTTGATGTCGTCGGCGCAGCACCAAGCGCAGTTACAATACGCGTCGCAGTACGGCGCCGCCGCCGGTATGATGGGAGCCATGCAGCAGGGTTTGCTGCCTCCGTGA
- the LOC141902608 gene encoding uncharacterized protein LOC141902608 yields MVSQVIAKSISMGRNAALPQQVSRVFSTCRLLNNPTSNVDTWKVHQNKTSLVIFDKDGTLLCYHSLWIPWARSLAKRLQDMTGMRVADKVYKTLGICSVTDKISPGLLTECSPEVIRSSLVNMLNQEGVHYTAAKNIVDTEWRTCNPENPKQLRTLDDLSTIFSTLHDYGVKTAVCTEDTRQGTVTALRTLGISQYVDKIVCGDDKTALPKPSPHNVLMICDALNVAPAETAIVGDRKVDMAMGIAANLGTRIGVLTGVGNVDDLTPYAHHIVGSVEEILPIVLPVLKSGDADAAHSPAPVMRDVDDEDRHPLVQKYGKKKWELVIFDKDGTLICFHSMWAPWAIEFARRMEKISQLKVSDKVLDVLGVDKVTETIKPGVFAEGTTGQVESRLADLLVEQGLSREDARSVVKQVQDMQQSDKHQKESLKSIGDTSDLFCLLKENGVKIAVCTADSRDSSTETLKRLGALQYVDMLVCGDDENTRPKPQPHNALKICKELGVEPADAIMVGDTKADMGMGRSAKLGATVGVLSGVASTRELRKHADIVVPTIEELVHLILPDLKDDNSDDTDNNTTKCVEDEQETPTPTPSPPSGYSPTNNDDRSRTAEARRLFSTSTHPVFYSHQHGRSYSTAAAATQVNKRQYKYIIVGAGSAGCVLANRLSADENNEVLVVEAGPEDDAWTIHMPAALMYNLCHDKFNWYYHTVPQPFMNDRSMYWPRGRVLGGSSCLNAMVYIRGHAFDYDRWEKEGAANWSYADCLPYFRKSQTHELGADEYRGGDGPLHVSRGRSKNPLFDAFIEAGQQAGYPYTDDMNGYQQEGFGRMDMTIHRGQRWSASMGYLRPVLYRKNLTTEVKALTKRILFEGNRAIGIEYEKNGRTEQVYSEEVILSGGAINSPQLLMLSGVGNADELKALDIPIVQHLPGVGENLQDHLEIYVQQECKQPITLYSAQWKFPHNMVNIGYEYFTRKTGDGASAHLEAGGFVRSRAGIAHPDVQYHFLPSTVNDHGRVMGDRHAYQVHVGPMRATSRGNLKLKSRDPADHPVIDPKYLSTDIDRWEMRNCVRLSLELHEQRAFDAYRGRLLNPNPSDLSDAAIDDYVRRYADSAYHPSCTCKMGDESDPMAVTDSETRVLGTQGLRVVDASIMPSVVSGNLNGPTIMVAEKSADIILGKSALPKSKVRVYVPKTLETQR; encoded by the exons ATGGTTTCACAAGTGATAGCTAAATCAATTTCCATGGGTCGGAACGCTGCGTTACCTCAACAAG TATCGCGTGTGTTTTCGACCTGTCGATTACTAAATAATCCTACTAGTAATGTAGACACTTGGAAGGTTCACCAGAACAAGACTTCGTTAGTCATATTCGACAAAGATGGAACGCTTCTATGTTACCATTCTTTATGGATACCGTGGGCACGAAGTTTAGCGAAAAG GTTACAGGATATGACCGGCATGCGAGTCGCCGACAAAGTGTACAAGACATTAGGCATCTGCAGCGTCACGGATAAAATATCGCCGGGATTATTAACCGAGTGTTCGCCGGAGGTTATACGCAGCTCGTTGGTGAACATGCTCAACCAAGAAGGCGTTCATTATACCGCGGCGAAAAACATCGTCGACACCGAATGGCGCACGTGCAATCCGGAGAATCCGAAACAACTCCGCACGCTCGACGATTTATCGACGATATTCTCGACGTTGCACGATTACGGCGTGAAAACGGCGGTGTGCACCGAGGACACGCGCCAGGGCACCGTAACGGCGTTGCGCACGCTCGGCATCAGCCAGTACGTCGATAAAATCGTCTGCGGCGACGACAAGACCGCGTTGCCGAAACCATCGCCGCACAACGTTCTGATGATCTGCGACGCGTTGAACGTCGCGCCCGCCGAAACGGCCATCGTCGGCGATCGCAAAGTCGACATGGCGATGGGAATCGCGGCGAATCTCGGCACGCGGATCGGCGTGTTGACCGGCGTCGGCAACGTCGATGACTTGACGCCGTACGCGCACCACATCGTCGGCAGCGTCGAGGAGATTTTGCCGATCGTTTTGCCGGTGTTGAAGAGTGGCGACGCGGACGCCGCGCATTCACCGGCGCCAGTGATGAGGGACGTCGACGACGAGGATCGTCACCCGCTCGTGCAGAAATACGGCAAAAAGAAATGGGAACTCGTCATATTCGATAAGGACGGTACATTGATATGTTTCCATTCGATGTGGGCGCCGTGGGCCATCGAATTCGCTCGGAG AATGGAAAAGATAAGCCAGCTGAAAGTCTCCGACAAGGTTTTGGACGTGCTCGGCGTCGATAAAGTTACCGAAACCATCAAACCGGGCGTATTCGCCGAAGGCACAACTGGTCAGGTGGAATCTCGCTTGGCCGATTTGTTAGTGGAACAGGGTTTATCTAGGGAAGACGCTCGATCGGTTGTAAAACAG GTTCAAGACATGCAACAGTCGGATAAACATCAAAAGGAGAGTTTAAAGTCAATCGGCGACACGAGCGACTTGTTCTGTCTGCTGAAGGAGAACGGCGTGAAGATCGCCGTGTGCACGGCGGACAGTCGCGACAGTTCGACGGAAACGCTGAAACGACTCGGCGCGTTGCAGTACGTCGACATGCTCGTCTGCGGCGACGACGAGAACACGCGGCCGAAACCGCAGCCGCACAACGCGTTGAAAATCTGCAAAGAACTCGGCGTCGAGCCGGCCGACGCGATCATGGTCGGCGACACAAAAGCCGACATGGGCATGGGACGCTCGGCGAAACTGGGCGCGACGGTCGGCGTGCTCAGCGGCGTGGCGTCGACGCGTGAATTGCGCAAACACGCCGATATCGTCGTGCCGACGATCGAGGAGTTAGTGCATCTGATTTTACCCGATTTGAAAGATGACAATTCGGATGATACGGATAATAATACGACGAAGTGTGTCGAAGACGAACAAGAGACTCCGACACCTACACCGTCGCCGCCGAGTGGATATTCGCCGACAAACAATGACGACCGAAGCAGAACCGCCGAAGCGCGGAGATTATTTTCAACATCGACGCATCCGGTTTTTTACTCGCATCAACACGGACGTTCTTATTCGACAGCAGCGGCCGCTACTCAGGTAAACAAACGCCAATACAAATATATCATAGTCGGGGCGGGTAGTGCCGGTTGCGTGTTGGCCAATCGCTTGTCCGCCGACGAAAACAACGAAGTTCTCGTCGTCGAAGCCGGACCTGAGGATGACGCGTGGACCATACACATGCCGGCGGCGCTTATGTATAATCTTTGCCACGACAAGTTCAACTGGTATTACCACACCGTACCTCAGCCGTTCATGAACGACCGCAGCATGTACTGGCCGCGTGGGCGGGTGTTGGGCGGCTCGTCGTGTTTGAACGCGATGGTCTACATACGCGGCCACGCGTTCGACTACGATCGCTGGGAAAAAGAGGGCGCCGCGAATTGGTCGTACGCCGATTGCTTGCCGTATTTTCGTAAATCGCAAACGCATGAACTCGGCGCCGACGAATATCGCGGCGGTGACGGGCCGCTTCACGTGTCGCGTGGCCGTTCGAAAAATCCGTTGTTCGACGCGTTCATTGAAGCTGGGCAACAAGCCGGGTATCCGTACACCGACGATATGAACGGCTACCAGCAGGAGGGCTTCGGTCGGATGGACATGACTATTCACCGCGGCCAGCGTTGGAGCGCGTCGATGGGCTATCTTCGCCCGGTGCTCTATCGAAAGAATTTGACGACGGAAGTAAAAGCTTTGACTAAGCGCATCCTATTTGAGGGAAATCGCGCCATAGGCATTGAATACGAAAAAAATGGCCGCACCGAACAGGTGTACAGCGAGGAGGTCATCCTGTCCGGCGGGGCGATTAATTCACCTCAGTTGTTGATGTTGTCGGGCGTCGGAAATGCCGACGAGTTGAAAGCGTTGGACATTCCCATCGTCCAGCACTTGCCGGGCGTCGGCGAAAATTTACAAGACCACCTAGAGATTTACGTTCAACAGGAATGCAAACAGCCAATCACTTTGTATTCGGCTCAGTGGAAATTCCCGCACAACATGGTGAACATCGGGTATGAATATTTCACCCGTAAGACGGGCGACGGCGCATCGGCGCACCTCGAAGCCGGCGGCTTCGTGCGGAGTCGCGCCGGCATCGCGCACCCCGACGTCCAGTACCACTTCCTGCCGTCGACGGTGAACGACCACGGACGCGTGATGGGCGACCGCCACGCGTATCAAGTCCACGTCGGGCCGATGCGCGCGACCAGTCGAGGCAACTTGAAGCTGAAGTCGCGCGACCCCGCCGATCACCCGGTAATCGATCCGAAATATCTGTCGACAGACATCGACCGGTGGGAGATGCGCAATTGCGTTCGTCTGTCGCTCGAGTTGCACGAGCAGCGGGCGTTCGACGCGTACCGTGGTCGCCTGTTGAATCCGAACCCGTCGGATCTGTCGGACGCCGCAATCGACGACTACGTGCGTCGTTACGCCGACAGCGCGTATCATCCGTCGTGCACGTGCAAAATGGGCGACGAGTCTGACCCGATGGCCGTTACCGACAGCGAAACGCGTGTCCTCGGCACGCAGGGGTTGCGGGTCGTCGACGCGTCGATAATGCCGTCGGTCGTCAGCGGCAATTTGAACGGCCCGACGATTATGGTCGCCGAAAAATCGGCCGATATCATACTCGGCAAGTCGGCGTTGCCGAAATCGAAGGTCCGCGTTTACGTGCCGAAAACGCTAGAAACCCAGAGATGA
- the LOC141902939 gene encoding RNA-binding protein 39-like isoform X2, translating into MADELDVEAMLEAPYRKEDEIKNGKDKGSSRDKDRDRDRDRKRRSRSRDRKRSRSRERKDRGERDRDRRDRDRDRPRDKDRDSRRKRSRSRSRDKRSRRSRSPSFNRPPRRSRSKSPYGGAGGGAGAGGAGAGPPAWKNKKRSPSPNSREFANQPYGSMRLTRNNLPELTPEERDARTVFCMQLPSSIRPRDIEAFFSSVGKVRDVRIITDNKTRRSKGIAYVEFAECESVALALGLNGQPLKGKPITVQASQAEKNRTGNPTAILPGMDHKGPMRLYVGSLHFNITEEMLRGIFEPFGKIDHINLVMDSESGRSKGFGFVTFQTADDAKKALEQLNGFELAGRPMKVGHVTERTADTQGAAMLDSDEMDRAGIDLGATGRLALMAKLAEGTGFEIPPVAANALSLTQPTEAAPPVPQQAAVTTAPPIATQCFMLSNMFNPVTESEPGWDQEIKDDVINECNKHGGVFHIYVDKTSPTGNVYVKCPSIAAAVASVQALHGRFFARKVITAAYVPLPNYHQLFPDAQVARSLLMSSAQHQAQLQYASQYGAAAGMMGAMQQGLLPP; encoded by the exons ATGGCTGACGAATTAGACGTCGAAGCTATGCTGGAAGCTCCGTACAGAAAAGAG GATGAAATCAAGAATGGCAAAGACAAGGGCAGCAGTCGCGATAAAGACCGCGACAGAGACCGAGATCGGAA aAGACGCAGCCGAAGCCGCGATCGAAAGAGATCGCGATCACGAGAAAGGAAAGATCGCGGCGAGAGGGATCGCGATCGACGCGACAGAGATCGAGACCGACCGCGGGATAAGGATCGAGACAGCAGACGGAAGAGGAGTCGTTCGCGCAGTCGCGACAAACGCAGCCGACGCAGTAGATCGCCGTCGTTTAATCGGCCGCCGCGTAGATCGCGTTCGAAATCTCCGTACGGTGGAGCTGGCGgcggtgctggtgctggtggcGCCGGTGCTGGTCCGCCTGCTTGGAAGAATAAGAAGAGGAGTCCTTCGCCAAACAG CCGAGAATTCGCAAACCAACCTTATGGTTCTATGCGTTTGACCAG AAACAATCTACCGGAGTTGACTCCTGAGGAGCGCGATGCGCGAACAGTTTTTTGCATGCAGTTGCCATCGAGTATTCGTCCTCGTGATATTGAAGCATTCTTCTCATCAGTCGGAAAG GTTCGAGACGTGCGAATTATCACGGATAACAAAACGAGACGATCGAAAGGCATCGCGTACGTCGAATTCGCCGAGTGCGAATCGGTGGCGCTCGCGCTCGGTTTGAACGGTCAGCCGTTGAAGGGCAAACCGATCACCGTTCAGGCGTCTCAGGCTGAGAAAAATCGCACCGGCAATCCGACGGCCATCTTGCCGGGGATGGATCACAAAGGACCGATGCGATTGTACGTCGGCTCTTTGCACTTCAATATCACCGAAGAAATGCTCAGGGGTATATTCGAACCTTTTGGAAAG ATCGATCACATAAACTTAGTTATGGACAGTGAGAGTGGCAGATCAAAAGGATTTGGATTTGTTAca TTCCAGACAGCGGATGATGCGAAGAAGGCTCTTGAACAGTTGAACGGTTTTGAGTTGGCCGGACGACCAATGAAAGTCGGTCACGTAACGGAGCGGACAGCTGATACCCAGGGCGCGGCAATGCTGGACAGCGACGAGATGGATCGAGCTGGTATCGATCTCGGCGCTACTGGTCGACTGGCTCTTATGGCGAAACTAGCTGAAG GTACGGGATTTGAAATTCCGCCGGTAGCCGCTAATGCGTTGAGTTTGACTCAACCGACGGAAGCAGCGCCACCAGTTCCTCAACAGGCTGCAGTGACTACCGCGCCACCCATAGCTACACAATGTTTTATGCTATCGAACATGTTTAATCCAGTTAC GGAATCGGAGCCCGGCTGGGATCAGGAAATCAAAGATGACGTAATCAATGAGTGCAACAAACACGGTGGAGTCTTTCACATATACGTCGACAAAACTTCACCGACAGGCAATGTCTACGTTAAATGTCCGAGTATAGCCGCGGCTGTCGCCTCGGTGCAAGCGCTTCACGGTCGATTTTTTGCAA GGAAAGTGATTACGGCGGCGTACGTTCCGTTGCCGAACTACCACCAGTTGTTCCCCGATGCTCAGGTCGCGCGTTCGCTGTTGATGTCGTCGGCGCAGCACCAAGCGCAGTTACAATACGCGTCGCAGTACGGCGCCGCCGCCGGTATGATGGGAGCCATGCAGCAGGGTTTGCTGCCTCCGTGA